A single region of the Leisingera thetidis genome encodes:
- the rdgB gene encoding RdgB/HAM1 family non-canonical purine NTP pyrophosphatase: MTRKLEGGKLLVATHNQGKLNEIAEILAPYGVTVIGAGEMDLPEPEETEDTFVGNARIKAHAAAKATGLPALSDDSGITIDALNGAPGVYTADWAESPEGRNFVMAMNRANDELNAVGAHAPRTAQFRCTLVIAWPDGHDEVFEGVMPGQLVWPIRGENGFGYDPMFQPDGYSITCAEMDPAEKNKISHRGQAVAHFVQGCFGG; the protein is encoded by the coding sequence ATGACCCGAAAACTGGAAGGCGGCAAGCTGCTTGTCGCCACCCACAACCAGGGCAAGCTGAACGAGATCGCCGAGATCCTCGCCCCCTATGGTGTGACTGTGATCGGGGCCGGCGAGATGGATCTGCCGGAACCGGAGGAGACCGAAGACACCTTTGTCGGCAATGCCCGGATCAAGGCCCATGCCGCGGCCAAGGCAACCGGCCTCCCTGCCCTGTCCGATGATTCCGGCATCACCATCGACGCCCTGAACGGTGCCCCCGGCGTCTATACTGCTGACTGGGCGGAATCGCCGGAAGGCCGCAATTTTGTAATGGCTATGAACCGGGCAAACGATGAGCTGAACGCGGTCGGCGCGCACGCCCCCCGTACCGCCCAGTTCCGCTGCACCCTGGTCATTGCCTGGCCGGATGGTCATGACGAGGTATTCGAAGGCGTGATGCCGGGCCAGCTGGTCTGGCCGATCCGCGGCGAAAACGGCTTTGGCTATGACCCGATGTTCCAGCCGGACGGCTACAGCATCACCTGCGCCGAAATGGACCCGGCGGAAAAAAACAAGATCAGCCACCGCGGCCAGGCCGTTGCCCACTTTGTCCAAGGCTGTTTCGGTGGATGA